One Fibrobacter sp. genomic window carries:
- a CDS encoding tetratricopeptide repeat protein, translated as MKFFYSLVLLALCFFLTSCNGVGSKDTVVARIGNETLYAEDLDFLTLQNPGESNSERYKLATENLMFSLAKVSKATGESRSYDSAWKVYEPIVRNRLLTIVYTRYHLMNRFGYTDEDLKKYFDEHRREFDSTATYMTVREEVAGRYYLSQNQDSLKSYIQQTLSEKKDPAKADFSKEDDIKELERSFIKLHKQAMSQKVKEMMSDLGTVVVEKPVPKDLHKFYEDNKDKFMTDPGYEVYHVAMKDSVVLAKTMANVKDLESFKAVAATISEKEETSDSMGYVGRIKKNHALPYGIGLMPALWPELEKKVAGYISTVIRSMSDSLYHSFYVQAVIPSEPKSFDRVEKQLENMYAEDVASLDSATVLISDNGKIVYTKADLLKIFEAEPGIPYNKDTHYNIVKMLAQAYAVGEKARQEKIDASWEFRALVRGARMEFITARYDRNLQMKKPVDSQIVSNLKKYEYLLNKETKYKGRSYEEAEILVENNLKGIAMMNEDIIVNMEIWNKTNVFFYDQSKAIFVPVTTADGLMALGDSAAQNQNFDTAIAAYQKVIDLFAYRDTLFRTAAYNLAQTYSDAQKYERSASAFEAFLQVWPDAPETEKAMFSLGFVLNENLKQNDRALEVLEDFQKRFPKSELKESVDWLVENIKSDGKLAEDLMKKIEAEE; from the coding sequence ATGAAGTTTTTTTATTCCCTGGTTCTCCTTGCCCTGTGTTTTTTTCTGACGAGTTGCAATGGTGTCGGAAGCAAAGATACCGTCGTGGCAAGAATAGGCAATGAAACGCTTTATGCTGAGGATTTGGATTTCTTGACCCTGCAAAATCCTGGTGAGTCAAACTCCGAAAGGTACAAGCTTGCGACAGAAAATCTCATGTTCTCTTTGGCTAAGGTTTCTAAGGCGACTGGCGAATCTAGATCCTATGACTCCGCATGGAAAGTTTATGAACCGATTGTTAGGAATCGCTTGCTTACAATTGTCTATACACGGTATCACTTGATGAACCGATTTGGATATACCGATGAAGATTTGAAAAAGTATTTTGACGAGCATCGCCGTGAATTCGATAGTACGGCGACGTATATGACTGTTCGTGAAGAAGTTGCCGGACGATACTACCTGTCACAGAATCAGGATTCCCTGAAGTCTTATATTCAGCAGACCTTGTCTGAAAAAAAAGACCCCGCCAAAGCAGATTTTTCTAAAGAAGATGATATCAAAGAACTGGAGCGGTCCTTTATCAAGTTACATAAGCAGGCGATGTCGCAAAAGGTAAAAGAAATGATGTCTGATTTGGGAACGGTTGTCGTTGAAAAACCTGTTCCCAAAGATCTCCATAAGTTCTATGAAGATAACAAGGACAAGTTTATGACGGATCCAGGTTATGAAGTTTATCATGTGGCCATGAAGGATTCCGTAGTGCTAGCAAAGACTATGGCAAATGTCAAGGATTTGGAATCTTTCAAGGCTGTGGCAGCGACCATTAGTGAAAAAGAAGAAACTTCGGACAGCATGGGCTATGTAGGCCGAATCAAGAAAAATCATGCGTTGCCCTATGGAATTGGGTTGATGCCTGCCTTATGGCCCGAATTGGAAAAAAAGGTGGCTGGATATATATCCACTGTGATTCGGTCTATGTCTGATTCGCTCTATCACAGTTTCTATGTACAGGCAGTCATTCCGTCGGAACCCAAGTCGTTTGATCGTGTAGAAAAACAATTGGAAAATATGTATGCCGAAGATGTGGCAAGCCTTGATTCGGCAACGGTCTTGATTTCTGATAATGGAAAGATTGTTTATACAAAGGCCGACTTGCTAAAAATCTTCGAAGCAGAACCGGGGATTCCCTACAATAAGGATACCCATTACAATATAGTCAAGATGCTTGCTCAGGCTTATGCCGTTGGAGAAAAAGCTAGACAGGAAAAGATTGATGCTTCTTGGGAGTTCAGGGCGCTTGTGCGGGGAGCCCGTATGGAATTTATAACAGCTCGTTATGATAGAAACCTGCAAATGAAGAAACCCGTGGATTCTCAGATTGTAAGCAATCTCAAGAAGTACGAATATCTCTTGAATAAAGAAACGAAGTATAAAGGCCGTTCTTATGAAGAGGCGGAAATCTTGGTCGAAAATAATTTGAAAGGTATCGCCATGATGAACGAAGATATTATCGTCAATATGGAAATCTGGAATAAAACGAATGTATTTTTCTATGATCAATCCAAGGCGATTTTTGTTCCGGTTACTACAGCAGATGGGCTCATGGCTTTGGGAGATTCTGCTGCCCAAAACCAGAATTTCGATACTGCAATTGCGGCCTACCAGAAAGTGATAGATTTGTTTGCTTATCGGGATACGCTTTTCCGTACGGCGGCCTATAATTTAGCCCAGACTTACTCCGATGCCCAAAAGTATGAGCGCTCGGCGTCGGCCTTTGAAGCATTCTTGCAGGTGTGGCCAGATGCTCCCGAAACGGAAAAGGCCATGTTCAGTTTGGGCTTTGTTTTGAACGAAAACTTGAAGCAGAATGACC